A single genomic interval of Dysidea avara chromosome 8, odDysAvar1.4, whole genome shotgun sequence harbors:
- the LOC136265069 gene encoding 3-dehydrosphinganine reductase-like: protein MIVWCVVCAVVLLVAYLVLIRDRSSIKLAGKHVLVTGGSSGIGKEIARLAVLKDANVTIVARNQERLQQASHELEAIAKQSQVINTISLDVSLDYQSVQSTLLQAIEEGGCGPVDVLINCAGITCPGVFTELDPSKFTDLYKVNVLGSVQPTRALLPSMIQRRWGRVVFVSSQAGQVAIYGYSAYSSSKFALRGLAEALQMEVKPYNILVSVSFPPDTDTPQLQEEMPHRSKIANKIAATSGVFQPSEIANDIIKGVEQGRYMITHGLDGFMVGHLTAGMSPVHHMIHAVPQVMLMGVFRLISLFYLNQFDRIISSELP, encoded by the exons ATGATTGTATGGTGTGTCGTGTGTGCTGTTGTGTTGTTGGTGGCCTACCTGGTACTGATACGCGATCGCTCCTCCATCAAGCTAGCAGGAAAACACGTACTG GTTACTGGTGGTTCCAGTGGCATAGGTAAGGAGATTGCTAGGTTGGCTGTGTTGAAGGATGCTAATGTCACCATTGTGGCTCGAAACCAG GAGCGTTTACAACAAGCATCACATGAACTGGAAGCCATAGCAAAACAAAGCCAA GTTATTAACACAATTTCATTGGACGTATCATTGGACTATCAGTCGGTGCAGTCCACTTTACTGCAG GCAATAGAGGAAGGAGGATGTGGTCCAGTAGATGTGCTAATCAACTGTGCAGGGATCACATGTCCAGGAGTGTTCACTGAACTAGACCCAAGCAAGTTTACT GATCTGTACAAGGTCAATGTGTTGGGTAGTGTCCAGCCCACAAGAGCTCTGTTACCATCCATGATCCAACGACGGTGGGGGCGTGTTGTATTTGTATCATCACAGGCTGGTCAG GTTGCCATATATGGATATTCTGCTTACTCTAGTTCAAAATTTGCTCTAAGGGGGTTAGCTGAAGCCTTGCAAATGGAGGTGAAGCCATATAATATACTGGTGAGCGTGTCATTCCCTCCTGACACTGACACACCCCAGTTACAAGAGGAAATGCCCCACAGA TCTAAGATAGCCAATAAGATTGCAGCAACATCAGGAGTGTTCCAGCCCAGTGAAATAGCCAATGACATCATCAAAGGAGTAGAG CAAGGACGATACATGATCACACATGGCTTAGATGGTTTCATGGTGGGTCACCTGACTGCCGGCATGAGTCCtgtgcatcacatgatccatgcTGTGCCTCAG GTGATGCTGATGGGTGTATTCCGGTTGATCTCATTATTCTACTTGAACCAATTTGACAGGATCATCTCGTCAGAGTTACCATGA